One window from the genome of Streptomyces sp. NBC_00287 encodes:
- a CDS encoding DUF885 domain-containing protein gives MSETKSPLPREVADAYVDDLIALDPVTGTYLGVKESSSRLPDLSPAGQEALAELARATLVRLDAAERQPGADSDIERRCARLLRERLTAELAVHEADEGLRAVGNLATPAHSVREIFAITPADTEEDWAALAERLRAVPAALAGYRESLALGLERKLYAAPRPTTTFLDQLTEWADTGEGRGWFEDFAAAGPEAMRGELDKAARAATGAVVELRDWMRDVYAPAVEGAPNTVGRERYARLSRYFNGTDLDLDEAYAYGWSEFHRLLGEMKREAEKILPGAETPWVALAHLDDHGRHIEGVDEVQTWLQGLMDRAIEELDGTHFELAERVRRVESCIAPPGGAAAPYYTAPTEDFSRPGRTWLPTMGSTRFPVYDLVSTWYHEGVPGHHLQLAQWVHVKDSLSRYQATIGQVSANCEGWALYAERLMDELGFLADAEERLGYLDAQMMRATRVIVDIGMHLELEIPADSPFHPGERWTPELAEEFFGAHSSRPAEFVKSELTRYLTIPGQAIGYKLGERAWLLGREKARERRGDAFDLKAWHMAALSQGSLGLDDLVDELAQL, from the coding sequence ATGTCAGAGACCAAGAGCCCGCTGCCCCGCGAGGTCGCCGACGCCTATGTCGACGACCTCATCGCCCTCGATCCCGTGACCGGTACCTATCTCGGCGTGAAGGAGAGTTCGAGCAGACTGCCCGACCTTTCGCCCGCGGGCCAGGAAGCGCTGGCGGAGCTGGCCCGGGCGACGCTGGTGCGGCTCGACGCGGCCGAGCGGCAGCCCGGCGCGGACAGTGACATCGAGCGCCGGTGCGCACGCCTGCTGCGCGAGCGGCTGACCGCCGAACTCGCCGTGCACGAGGCCGACGAGGGCCTGCGCGCGGTCGGCAACCTGGCTACCCCCGCGCACTCCGTGCGGGAGATCTTCGCCATCACCCCGGCCGACACCGAGGAGGACTGGGCCGCCCTCGCCGAGCGGCTGCGCGCCGTGCCGGCCGCACTGGCCGGCTACCGCGAGTCCCTCGCGCTGGGTCTGGAGCGCAAGCTGTACGCGGCACCCCGCCCGACCACCACCTTCCTGGATCAGCTCACCGAGTGGGCGGACACCGGTGAGGGCCGGGGCTGGTTCGAGGACTTCGCCGCGGCGGGCCCCGAGGCAATGCGCGGTGAGCTGGACAAGGCCGCCCGCGCGGCGACCGGGGCCGTGGTGGAGCTGCGGGACTGGATGCGGGACGTGTACGCGCCTGCCGTCGAGGGCGCCCCGAACACCGTGGGCCGGGAGCGCTACGCCCGGCTCTCGCGCTACTTCAACGGCACCGACCTCGACCTGGACGAGGCGTACGCGTACGGCTGGTCCGAGTTCCACCGTCTCCTCGGCGAGATGAAGCGGGAGGCGGAGAAGATCCTCCCCGGCGCCGAGACGCCGTGGGTGGCGCTCGCGCACCTCGACGACCATGGCCGGCACATCGAGGGCGTCGACGAGGTGCAGACCTGGCTCCAGGGCCTGATGGACCGGGCGATCGAAGAGCTGGACGGCACACACTTCGAACTCGCCGAACGGGTGCGGAGGGTGGAGTCCTGCATCGCCCCGCCCGGCGGCGCCGCGGCCCCCTACTACACCGCCCCGACCGAGGACTTCTCCCGTCCGGGCCGCACCTGGCTGCCGACGATGGGGTCGACCCGCTTCCCGGTGTACGACCTGGTGTCGACCTGGTACCACGAGGGAGTCCCGGGCCATCACCTCCAGCTCGCACAGTGGGTGCACGTCAAGGACAGCCTCTCCCGCTACCAGGCCACCATCGGCCAGGTCAGCGCCAACTGCGAGGGCTGGGCGCTGTACGCGGAGCGGCTCATGGACGAACTCGGCTTCCTCGCGGACGCGGAGGAGCGGCTCGGCTATCTGGACGCGCAGATGATGCGCGCGACCCGGGTCATCGTCGACATCGGTATGCACCTGGAGCTGGAGATCCCGGCGGACTCGCCCTTCCACCCGGGTGAGCGCTGGACGCCGGAGCTGGCCGAGGAGTTCTTCGGGGCGCACAGCAGCCGCCCGGCGGAGTTCGTCAAGAGCGAGCTGACCCGCTATCTGACGATTCCGGGCCAGGCGATCGGCTACAAGCTGGGCGAGCGGGCCTGGCTGCTGGGCCGCGAGAAGGCGCGCGAGCGCCGGGGCGACGCCTTCGATCTCAAGGCCTGGCACATGGCAGCGCTCTCGCAGGGCTCGCTGGGCCTGGACGACCTGGTCGACGAACTCGCCCAGCTCTGA
- a CDS encoding SMC family ATPase: MRLHRLDVTAFGPFGGFQSVDFDDLSAAGLFLLHGPTGAGKTSVLDAVCYALYGSVPGARQSGQGLTLRSDHAAPGTRTTVTLELTVAGRRLEITRQPPWERPKKGNRSGTTVDKAQSWLREHDATTGAWKDLSRSHQEIGEEITQLLGMSREQFCQVVLLPQGDFARFLRADAEARGRLLGRLFDTHRFAEVEKRLAERRRAAEAEVREGDAALLADAHRMQQAAGGAMELPELTPGEPGLAETVLSAAAVARSTAREELTVAHCRLAAAESAQAAAERALTDVRETARLQRRFAEAGERARVLQERAGGHREAQARMERARKAEAVAPALELRDAADAEHRRAAAARARACGLLPGTFADAGAAGLAAAARRAAEELGGLESARRAELRLGELAEERRGLDRQERADEDVLQEAESWLAGWDATRAGLQTRIDTAQEAATRAEQLAVQRDPAAKRLKAARMRDQLAGDTDTAADRARRAQEETLTAKAHWLEVKERRLNGIAAELAAQLTDGAPCAVCGATEHPEPARKDAGHVDREAEEQALAAYQAAEERQAERERHLGVVREALAAATAEAGDTPTGKLADEVAELERLFTEARRDASALHPAHEELRRAEQEHERRTTARQQAEVRTAARVGHRERLDRERAALQVELAEARGALDSVAARSAQLERQVALLTDAADSARAAEDSAQRLKDADARLADAAFRAGFDTPQAAADALLDDTAHRELQRRLDAWQSEEAAVRAVLAEADTAAAAQRAPVDVAAAEAAAAESGRRLREAASARDAAARRCTELDRLSARSVAGVRRLAPLRAQYDRVARLAGLTAGTSADNERKMRLESYVLAARLEQVAAAATVRLRRMSSGRYTLVHSDDRAGRGRSGLGLHVVDAWTGRERDTATLSGGETFFASLALALGLADVVTDEAGGVRLDTLFIDEGFGSLDDQTLDEVLDVLDSLRERDRSVGIVSHVADLRRRIHAQLEVVKGRSGSTLRQRGH, from the coding sequence GTGAGGCTGCACCGACTCGATGTCACGGCCTTCGGGCCCTTCGGCGGTTTCCAGAGTGTCGACTTCGATGATCTGTCCGCGGCCGGACTGTTCCTGCTGCACGGTCCAACCGGCGCCGGTAAGACCTCCGTCCTGGACGCCGTCTGCTACGCCCTGTACGGCTCGGTGCCCGGAGCCCGGCAGAGCGGTCAGGGGCTGACCCTGCGCAGCGACCACGCCGCGCCGGGCACTCGGACGACGGTCACCCTCGAACTGACCGTCGCGGGACGCCGGTTGGAGATCACCCGGCAGCCGCCCTGGGAGCGCCCCAAGAAGGGCAACCGGTCGGGGACGACTGTCGATAAAGCGCAGAGCTGGCTGCGCGAGCACGACGCGACAACCGGCGCCTGGAAGGACCTCAGCCGCTCCCACCAGGAGATCGGCGAGGAGATCACGCAGCTGCTCGGCATGAGCCGCGAACAGTTCTGCCAGGTCGTCCTGTTGCCCCAGGGCGACTTCGCCCGCTTTCTGCGTGCCGACGCCGAAGCGCGCGGCCGACTGCTCGGCCGGCTCTTCGACACGCACCGCTTCGCCGAGGTGGAGAAGCGCCTCGCGGAGCGTCGGCGGGCGGCCGAGGCGGAGGTGCGCGAGGGCGACGCCGCGCTGCTGGCCGACGCGCACCGTATGCAGCAGGCGGCGGGCGGCGCCATGGAGCTGCCCGAGCTGACGCCGGGCGAACCGGGGCTCGCCGAGACCGTGCTGAGCGCCGCCGCCGTGGCCCGGAGCACCGCGCGCGAGGAGCTGACCGTCGCCCACTGCCGCCTCGCCGCGGCCGAGTCCGCCCAGGCCGCGGCGGAGCGAGCGCTGACCGACGTACGCGAAACCGCCCGGTTGCAGCGGAGGTTCGCCGAGGCGGGGGAGCGGGCGCGGGTACTTCAGGAGCGGGCCGGCGGTCACCGCGAGGCACAGGCGCGGATGGAGCGGGCCCGCAAGGCCGAGGCGGTGGCGCCCGCCCTGGAGCTGCGGGACGCCGCCGACGCGGAACACCGACGGGCTGCCGCCGCTCGGGCACGCGCGTGTGGCCTGCTGCCGGGCACCTTCGCCGACGCCGGTGCCGCAGGGCTCGCGGCCGCCGCACGCCGGGCCGCCGAGGAGCTGGGCGGGCTGGAGTCGGCCCGGCGGGCCGAGCTGCGGCTGGGTGAACTGGCCGAAGAGCGCAGGGGGTTGGACCGCCAGGAGCGGGCCGACGAAGACGTCCTCCAGGAGGCCGAGTCCTGGCTCGCCGGGTGGGACGCGACCCGCGCGGGACTGCAGACGCGGATCGACACAGCCCAGGAGGCCGCCACCCGCGCCGAACAGCTCGCCGTCCAGCGGGACCCCGCGGCCAAGCGGCTCAAGGCGGCCCGGATGCGCGACCAGTTGGCCGGGGACACCGACACCGCCGCCGACCGGGCCCGCCGCGCGCAGGAGGAAACGCTGACCGCCAAGGCGCACTGGCTGGAGGTGAAGGAGCGCCGTCTGAACGGCATCGCGGCCGAACTCGCGGCCCAGCTCACCGACGGCGCACCCTGCGCCGTCTGCGGCGCCACCGAACACCCCGAGCCCGCCCGCAAGGACGCCGGACACGTCGACCGCGAGGCCGAGGAGCAGGCCCTTGCTGCCTACCAGGCCGCGGAGGAACGCCAGGCCGAGCGGGAGCGGCACCTCGGCGTCGTCCGCGAGGCGCTGGCCGCCGCCACCGCCGAGGCCGGTGACACCCCCACCGGAAAACTGGCCGACGAGGTCGCGGAGTTGGAGCGGCTCTTCACCGAGGCCCGCCGGGACGCCTCCGCGCTGCACCCCGCGCACGAGGAACTGCGCCGCGCCGAACAGGAACACGAGCGGCGCACCACGGCCCGGCAGCAGGCGGAGGTGAGAACCGCCGCACGGGTCGGCCACCGAGAGCGGTTGGACCGTGAACGGGCCGCTCTGCAAGTGGAGTTGGCGGAGGCGCGCGGCGCCCTGGACAGTGTGGCCGCCCGCTCGGCCCAGCTGGAACGCCAGGTCGCGCTGCTCACCGACGCCGCCGACAGCGCTCGCGCCGCCGAGGACAGCGCCCAGCGGCTCAAGGACGCCGACGCGCGCCTCGCGGACGCCGCGTTCCGGGCCGGCTTCGACACCCCGCAGGCCGCCGCCGACGCCCTGCTCGACGACACGGCCCACCGCGAACTCCAACGGCGCCTGGACGCCTGGCAGTCCGAGGAAGCCGCCGTGCGCGCCGTGCTCGCCGAGGCCGACACCGCGGCCGCCGCTCAGCGGGCGCCCGTCGATGTCGCCGCGGCGGAAGCGGCCGCCGCGGAGTCGGGCCGACGGCTGCGCGAGGCCGCCTCCGCACGGGACGCCGCCGCCCGGCGCTGCACCGAACTCGACCGCCTCTCCGCCCGGTCGGTGGCGGGCGTACGGCGGCTCGCTCCGCTGCGCGCCCAGTACGACCGGGTGGCCCGCCTGGCCGGGCTCACCGCGGGCACCTCGGCGGACAACGAGCGCAAGATGCGCCTGGAGTCCTATGTCCTCGCCGCGCGCCTGGAGCAGGTGGCCGCCGCCGCAACCGTACGGCTGCGGCGTATGTCGTCGGGCCGCTATACCCTCGTCCACTCCGACGACCGCGCCGGACGCGGCCGCAGCGGGCTCGGGCTGCATGTCGTCGACGCCTGGACCGGGCGCGAGAGAGACACCGCGACGCTCTCCGGCGGCGAGACCTTCTTCGCCTCGCTGGCGCTCGCCCTCGGCCTCGCGGACGTCGTCACCGACGAGGCCGGCGGGGTCCGTCTGGACACCCTCTTCATCGACGAGGGCTTCGGCAGCCTCGACGACCAGACCCTCGACGAGGTCCTCGACGTCCTCGACTCCCTGCGGGAACGCGACCGCAGCGTCGGCATCGTCAGCCATGTCGCCGATCTGCGGCGGCGCATCCACGCCCAGCTGGAGGTCGTGAAGGGAAGATCCGGGTCGACGCTGCGGCAGCGCGGTCACTGA
- a CDS encoding exonuclease SbcCD subunit D, which translates to MRLLHTSDWHLGRAFHRVNMLGAQAEFIGRLVTTVREREVDAVVVSGDVYDRAVPPLAAVELFDDALHRLADLGVPTVMISGNHDSARRLGVGAGLIDRAGIHLRTEPAVCGTPVVLADAFGDVAFYGLPYLEPALVKDEFGVEKAGHEAVLAAAMERVRADLAARARGTRSVVLAHAFVTGGEASDSERDITVGGVAAVPAGVFEGVDYTALGHLHGCQTITDRVRYSGSPLAYSFSEADHRKSMWLVDLDAEGAVTAERIDCPAPRALARIRGPLEELLADPALARHEDAWVEATLTDAVRPADPMARLTERFPHTLSLVFDPDRAPDDPDVSYARRLAGRSDQQIAEDFVAHVRGAGPDEDEQGVLRDAFDGVRADAVVREVAR; encoded by the coding sequence ATGAGGCTCCTGCACACTTCCGACTGGCACCTGGGCCGGGCGTTCCACCGCGTGAACATGCTCGGCGCCCAGGCCGAGTTCATCGGCCGGCTCGTCACCACCGTGCGCGAGCGCGAGGTGGACGCGGTGGTCGTGTCCGGAGACGTGTACGACCGCGCGGTGCCGCCGCTCGCCGCCGTGGAGCTGTTCGACGACGCCCTGCACCGGCTCGCCGACCTCGGTGTGCCCACGGTGATGATCTCCGGCAACCACGACTCGGCCCGCCGACTGGGCGTGGGCGCGGGCCTCATCGACCGGGCGGGCATCCACCTGCGGACCGAGCCCGCGGTCTGCGGTACTCCGGTGGTCCTGGCCGATGCCTTCGGCGACGTGGCCTTCTACGGTCTGCCGTATCTCGAACCCGCCCTGGTGAAGGACGAGTTCGGGGTGGAGAAGGCGGGCCACGAGGCCGTCCTCGCCGCCGCCATGGAGCGTGTCCGCGCCGATCTCGCCGCACGCGCGCGGGGCACCCGTTCCGTCGTCCTGGCGCACGCCTTCGTCACCGGCGGCGAGGCCAGCGACAGCGAGCGGGACATCACCGTCGGCGGGGTGGCCGCGGTGCCGGCCGGCGTCTTCGAAGGCGTCGACTACACGGCGCTCGGGCATCTGCACGGCTGCCAGACCATCACCGACCGTGTGCGCTACTCCGGCTCCCCGCTGGCGTACTCCTTCTCGGAGGCCGATCACAGGAAGAGCATGTGGCTGGTCGACCTGGACGCCGAGGGTGCGGTGACTGCCGAGCGGATCGACTGCCCCGCCCCGCGCGCGCTGGCCCGGATCCGGGGGCCGCTGGAGGAGCTGCTCGCCGATCCCGCCCTCGCCCGGCACGAGGACGCGTGGGTCGAGGCCACCCTCACCGACGCGGTCCGCCCGGCCGACCCCATGGCCCGGCTCACCGAGCGCTTCCCGCACACCCTCAGCCTCGTCTTCGACCCCGACCGGGCCCCGGACGACCCGGACGTGTCCTACGCCAGGCGGCTGGCGGGACGCAGCGACCAGCAGATCGCCGAGGACTTCGTCGCCCATGTGCGCGGCGCCGGACCGGACGAGGACGAGCAGGGCGTGTTGCGGGACGCCTTCGACGGGGTGCGGGCGGACGCGGTGGTGCGGGAGGTGGCGCGGTGA
- a CDS encoding immunity 21 family protein, whose amino-acid sequence MVRHRVQWVESGGGPLIAVPETVLPFWAGADGDETASDYDRACELDGPVGLLPVGDSAALVLGDEPASTAYLPDHGTFVRWCAADSEADLLSGVPAALATAEWGEEMRWKVPGPVLLFDSAWPGTETGQADPLRVALAPGPYAVRAAWSRPGPETWLGLVQLRRLAE is encoded by the coding sequence ATGGTGCGACACAGGGTGCAGTGGGTGGAGTCGGGCGGCGGGCCGCTCATAGCGGTGCCGGAGACGGTGCTGCCGTTCTGGGCGGGCGCCGACGGCGACGAGACCGCCTCCGACTACGACCGGGCCTGCGAGCTGGACGGCCCCGTCGGCCTGCTCCCCGTCGGGGACAGCGCCGCCCTGGTCCTCGGTGACGAGCCCGCCTCCACCGCCTATCTGCCGGACCACGGCACCTTCGTACGCTGGTGCGCCGCCGACTCCGAGGCCGACCTCCTCTCCGGCGTACCGGCCGCCCTCGCCACCGCGGAGTGGGGCGAGGAGATGCGCTGGAAGGTGCCGGGTCCGGTGCTGCTCTTCGACTCCGCCTGGCCGGGCACCGAGACCGGCCAGGCCGACCCCTTGCGCGTCGCCCTGGCCCCGGGCCCGTACGCGGTCCGCGCGGCCTGGTCCCGGCCCGGCCCGGAGACCTGGCTCGGGCTGGTCCAACTCCGGCGACTGGCCGAGTAG
- a CDS encoding trans-sulfuration enzyme family protein, with protein sequence METPVRSRALATEAVHAGRDDLAGLGLHAPPIDLSTTYPSYDSRGEAARIDAFAETGAEPDGPPVYGRLGNPTVARFETALARLEGTESAVAFASGMAALSAVLLVRASMGLRHVVAVRPLYGCSDHLLTAGLLGSEVTWTDPAGIADALRPDTGLVMVESPANPTLAEVDLRAVAHACGSVPLLADNTFATPVLQRPAEQGARLVLHSATKYLGGHGDVMAGVVACDEELAGGLRQIRFATGGVLHPLAGYLLLRGLSTLPVRVRAASATAAELAHRLAADPRVTRVHYPSIGGAMVAFEVAGDPHEVIAGVRLITPAVSLGSVDTLIQHPASISHRIVNADDRRDAGVSESLLRMSVGLEDVEDLWADLNNALGGIPPRGAGLHRYAAPPRGAAGHNEPAVAGRH encoded by the coding sequence ATGGAGACCCCTGTGCGCTCAAGAGCGCTGGCCACCGAAGCCGTGCACGCCGGCCGCGACGACCTCGCCGGTCTGGGCCTGCACGCCCCGCCGATCGACCTGTCCACGACCTACCCCTCCTACGACAGTCGCGGTGAGGCCGCCCGGATCGACGCGTTCGCCGAAACCGGCGCGGAGCCGGACGGCCCGCCCGTCTACGGCCGCCTCGGCAATCCGACCGTCGCCCGCTTCGAAACCGCGCTGGCCCGTCTCGAGGGCACCGAGTCGGCGGTGGCGTTCGCGAGCGGCATGGCAGCGCTGAGCGCGGTGCTGCTGGTACGGGCCTCGATGGGCCTGCGCCATGTCGTCGCCGTGCGCCCCCTGTACGGCTGCAGCGACCACCTCCTGACCGCCGGACTGCTCGGTTCGGAGGTGACCTGGACGGACCCGGCCGGCATCGCGGACGCGCTGCGCCCCGACACCGGTCTGGTGATGGTGGAGTCCCCCGCCAACCCGACTCTCGCCGAGGTCGACCTGCGCGCCGTCGCCCACGCCTGCGGCTCGGTCCCGCTGCTCGCGGACAACACCTTCGCCACCCCGGTGCTCCAGCGCCCCGCCGAGCAGGGCGCGCGCCTGGTGCTGCACAGCGCGACGAAGTACCTCGGCGGCCACGGCGATGTGATGGCGGGCGTGGTGGCCTGCGACGAGGAGTTGGCCGGAGGACTGCGTCAGATACGGTTCGCCACCGGCGGCGTCCTGCACCCGCTCGCCGGCTACCTCCTGCTGCGCGGCCTGTCGACCCTCCCGGTACGGGTCCGCGCGGCCTCTGCGACCGCCGCCGAACTGGCCCACCGCCTCGCCGCCGACCCGCGCGTGACCCGGGTCCACTACCCGAGCATCGGCGGAGCGATGGTCGCCTTCGAGGTGGCTGGAGACCCCCACGAGGTCATCGCAGGGGTCCGCCTGATCACCCCGGCGGTGAGCCTGGGCAGCGTGGACACCTTGATCCAGCACCCGGCGTCCATCAGCCACCGCATCGTGAACGCGGACGACCGACGGGACGCCGGGGTGAGCGAGAGCTTGCTGCGCATGTCGGTAGGCCTGGAGGACGTAGAGGATCTGTGGGCAGATCTGAACAACGCCCTCGGCGGGATCCCACCCAGGGGCGCGGGGCTGCATCGATATGCGGCTCCGCCGCGGGGCGCGGCCGGCCACAACGAACCCGCTGTGGCCGGCCGGCATTAG
- a CDS encoding rhodanese-like domain-containing protein: protein MQKGQTMSSIATAVHPVLGVAPAAPAEAAAYFRASLAFHADVSDVAAALAADGDPGFVVVDSRSTASWDQGHVPGAIHLPTALIPEQAEQLLDKSVPVVTYCWGPACNGATRAALALAELGFQVKEMLGGFEYWAREGLAYETWEGAARRAGDALVTPVDSEDCGC, encoded by the coding sequence ATGCAGAAAGGCCAGACCATGAGCAGCATCGCCACCGCCGTCCACCCCGTCCTGGGCGTGGCCCCGGCAGCCCCGGCCGAGGCCGCCGCCTACTTCCGCGCGAGCCTCGCCTTCCACGCCGACGTGTCCGACGTGGCCGCCGCGCTTGCCGCTGACGGCGACCCCGGCTTCGTGGTCGTGGACTCCCGGTCCACCGCATCCTGGGACCAGGGCCACGTCCCCGGCGCGATCCACCTGCCGACCGCGCTCATTCCCGAGCAGGCCGAGCAGCTCCTCGACAAGTCCGTGCCCGTCGTGACGTACTGCTGGGGCCCCGCCTGCAACGGCGCCACCCGTGCCGCCCTCGCCCTCGCCGAACTCGGCTTCCAGGTCAAGGAGATGCTCGGCGGCTTCGAGTACTGGGCCCGCGAGGGCCTCGCGTACGAGACCTGGGAGGGCGCCGCCCGTCGCGCCGGCGATGCGCTGGTCACGCCGGTGGACAGCGAGGACTGCGGCTGCTGA
- a CDS encoding Lrp/AsnC family transcriptional regulator yields the protein MAESVVLDPVDLHLLRLLQNDARTTYRDLAAQVGVAPSTCLDRVTRLRRAGVILGHQLRLDPAKLGRGLEALLSVQVRPHRRELVGPFVDRIRALPESRTVFHLTGPDDYLVHVAVADMADLQRLVLDEFTSQREVARVETRLIFQQWDCGPLLPPSPSAQSG from the coding sequence GTGGCCGAATCTGTCGTACTGGATCCGGTGGATCTTCACCTGTTGCGGCTGTTGCAGAACGACGCCCGGACGACGTACCGGGACCTCGCCGCGCAGGTCGGAGTCGCACCGTCGACCTGCCTTGACCGGGTGACCCGGCTGCGGCGGGCCGGGGTGATTCTCGGCCATCAATTGCGGCTGGACCCGGCGAAGCTGGGGCGTGGGCTCGAGGCGCTGCTCTCCGTGCAGGTCAGACCGCACCGGCGGGAGTTGGTGGGGCCGTTCGTGGACCGGATCCGGGCCCTGCCGGAGTCGCGGACGGTCTTCCATCTGACCGGTCCCGACGACTATCTGGTCCATGTCGCGGTGGCGGACATGGCCGATCTCCAGCGGCTGGTTCTGGACGAGTTCACCTCGCAGCGGGAAGTGGCGCGCGTGGAGACCCGGTTGATCTTCCAGCAGTGGGACTGCGGCCCGCTGCTACCGCCTTCGCCCTCGGCTCAATCCGGCTGA
- a CDS encoding Lrp/AsnC family transcriptional regulator produces the protein MTTYSPDATDWRILDVLQREGRASFAELARAVSMSASAVTERVRRLEEAGVIQGYSAVVAPERLGLPILAFVRLRYPTGNYKPFHDLVAATPEILEAHHVTGDDCFVIKVAARSMRHLEEVSGKIGTLGSVTTSVVYSSPLPRRPLGQ, from the coding sequence ATGACCACGTATTCACCGGACGCCACCGACTGGCGCATCCTCGATGTCCTCCAGCGCGAGGGCCGGGCCAGCTTCGCCGAGCTGGCGCGGGCCGTGTCGATGTCCGCGAGCGCGGTCACCGAGCGGGTGCGCCGGCTGGAGGAGGCCGGTGTCATCCAGGGCTACTCCGCCGTCGTGGCCCCGGAGCGGCTGGGCCTGCCGATCCTGGCGTTCGTACGGCTGCGCTACCCGACCGGCAACTACAAGCCGTTCCACGACCTGGTCGCGGCGACGCCGGAGATCCTGGAGGCCCACCATGTCACCGGCGACGACTGCTTTGTGATCAAGGTCGCCGCGCGCTCCATGCGGCACCTGGAGGAGGTGTCCGGAAAGATCGGGACGCTGGGCTCGGTCACGACCAGCGTCGTCTACTCCTCCCCGCTCCCCCGCCGCCCGCTCGGTCAGTGA
- a CDS encoding SixA phosphatase family protein, whose protein sequence is MIARAGTGPLRRLIVLRHAKSAWPEGVADHRRPLAPRGLRDAPAAGRALAEADLLPDLALCSTAVRARRTWELASAEWGTPPPVRYDPQLYAAEVPELLATVHATPAEVETLLLIGHNPGLEELVVELAGDSLDDALEQVRVKFPTSAVAVLAWRGTAWSALAPGTALLTWFTVPRGKKR, encoded by the coding sequence ATGATCGCGCGCGCCGGGACCGGCCCGCTGCGCCGCCTGATCGTGCTGCGGCACGCCAAGTCGGCCTGGCCCGAAGGGGTCGCCGACCACCGCCGCCCCCTCGCCCCGCGTGGCCTGCGGGACGCCCCCGCCGCCGGACGCGCGCTGGCCGAGGCCGACCTGCTGCCCGACCTCGCCCTGTGCTCGACCGCCGTACGCGCCCGCCGGACCTGGGAACTGGCCTCCGCCGAATGGGGCACTCCACCGCCGGTGCGCTACGACCCGCAGCTGTACGCGGCCGAGGTCCCGGAGCTGCTCGCCACCGTGCACGCGACGCCCGCCGAGGTGGAGACGCTGCTGCTGATCGGGCACAACCCCGGCCTGGAGGAGCTGGTGGTCGAGCTGGCCGGGGACAGCCTCGACGACGCGCTGGAGCAGGTCCGGGTGAAGTTCCCCACCTCCGCCGTCGCGGTCCTGGCCTGGCGCGGCACCGCCTGGAGCGCGCTCGCTCCCGGCACCGCGCTGCTGACCTGGTTCACCGTGCCCCGGGGAAAGAAGCGCTGA
- a CDS encoding YigZ family protein, giving the protein MQDEYRTVAHAGVHETEVNRSRFLCALAPAATEQEAQDFLAAVRKEHADATHNCYAYVIGADAGIQKASDDGEPGGTAGVPMLQMLLRRDMRYVVAVVTRYYGGVKLGAGGLIRAYGGAVGEALDSLGTITRRRFRLATVTVDHQRAGKIQNDLRATGREVRDVRYGEAVTIEIGLPDADVDAFRGWLADATAGTAGFELGGEAYGDA; this is encoded by the coding sequence ATGCAGGACGAGTACCGCACAGTGGCCCACGCGGGCGTGCACGAGACCGAGGTCAACCGCTCCCGCTTCCTGTGCGCCCTCGCCCCGGCGGCCACCGAGCAGGAGGCCCAGGACTTCCTCGCGGCCGTCCGCAAGGAGCACGCGGACGCCACCCACAATTGCTACGCCTACGTCATCGGCGCCGACGCCGGCATCCAGAAGGCGAGCGACGACGGCGAACCGGGCGGCACCGCCGGCGTCCCCATGCTCCAGATGCTGCTGCGCCGCGACATGCGGTACGTCGTCGCCGTCGTCACCCGCTACTACGGCGGCGTCAAGCTCGGCGCGGGCGGCCTCATCCGGGCCTACGGCGGCGCTGTCGGTGAGGCCCTGGACAGCCTGGGCACGATCACCCGCCGCCGCTTCCGCCTCGCCACCGTGACCGTCGACCACCAGCGGGCCGGCAAGATCCAGAACGATCTGCGCGCCACCGGACGCGAAGTACGGGACGTGCGCTACGGCGAGGCCGTCACCATCGAGATCGGCCTGCCGGACGCCGACGTGGACGCCTTCCGGGGCTGGCTCGCCGACGCCACGGCCGGAACCGCCGGTTTTGAACTGGGCGGCGAGGCATACGGCGACGCATGA